A part of Desulfovibrio sp. genomic DNA contains:
- a CDS encoding NADH-quinone oxidoreductase subunit D → MIAGDPCRGLEGDSYAQTFALEAREESLILNMGPQHPSTHGVLRVLLEMDGEYVLRAEPVLGYIHRMHEAMGQNRAYLQFFPNMGRVDYLHALAWNWAWAGAVERLAEIEVPERAEYIRVITTELNRINSHLLWWGAYLLDLGAVTPIMYAFEDREIVMDILQEITGSRLTYAAFRFGGVVADISPGFASRTREFLDRMPGRLEMYRDLVTDNAILRGRLKDVGVIDEMMARRYGATGPVLRGSGIAYDVRRAEPYGVYNRFEFPIPTYSEGDSLARYQVRMDEIETSLAIIRQALDGLPEGHFMLPDAPRGKWKPPAGESYFAVEGARGKIGIYLASDGSEIPYRVKLRSPSFSNLSLFPELAEGTLLSDAVAILGSLDLVIPEIDR, encoded by the coding sequence ATGATCGCCGGCGATCCCTGCCGGGGCCTTGAAGGCGACTCCTACGCCCAGACCTTTGCCCTGGAGGCCCGGGAAGAATCGCTCATACTCAACATGGGACCCCAGCATCCTTCCACCCATGGGGTCCTGCGCGTTCTTCTGGAAATGGACGGCGAATACGTGCTCAGGGCCGAGCCGGTACTGGGCTACATCCACCGCATGCACGAGGCCATGGGGCAGAACAGGGCCTACCTCCAGTTCTTCCCCAACATGGGCCGGGTCGACTACCTGCACGCCCTGGCCTGGAACTGGGCCTGGGCCGGGGCGGTGGAGCGTCTTGCCGAAATAGAGGTTCCTGAGCGAGCCGAATACATCCGGGTCATCACCACGGAACTCAACCGCATAAACTCCCATCTGTTGTGGTGGGGGGCCTATCTCCTCGATTTGGGCGCGGTCACCCCCATCATGTACGCCTTCGAGGACCGCGAGATCGTCATGGACATCCTCCAGGAGATCACCGGCTCGCGACTGACCTACGCCGCTTTCCGCTTCGGCGGGGTGGTGGCGGACATAAGCCCGGGCTTCGCCAGCCGCACCCGTGAATTCCTGGACAGGATGCCCGGGCGTCTTGAGATGTACCGCGACCTGGTGACGGACAACGCCATTCTGCGCGGGCGCTTGAAGGACGTGGGCGTCATCGACGAGATGATGGCCAGGCGCTACGGAGCCACAGGGCCGGTGCTGCGCGGCTCGGGCATCGCCTACGACGTGCGTCGGGCGGAACCATATGGTGTATACAACCGCTTCGAATTCCCCATCCCGACGTATTCCGAGGGGGACAGCTTGGCCCGCTACCAGGTCCGGATGGACGAGATCGAGACATCCCTTGCCATAATTCGGCAAGCCCTGGACGGCCTGCCTGAAGGCCATTTTATGCTGCCGGACGCCCCGCGCGGCAAATGGAAGCCTCCGGCGGGCGAGTCTTACTTCGCAGTCGAGGGAGCCAGGGGCAAGATCGGCATCTATCTGGCCAGCGACGGATCCGAGATTCCCTACCGGGTGAAGCTCAGGTCCCCCAGCTTCTCAAACTTGAGCCTGTTCCCCGAACTGGCCGAAGGAACGCTTTTGTCCGACGCGGTGGCCATTCTCGGCAGCCTGGACCTTGTCATCCCGGAGATTGACAGATGA
- a CDS encoding NADH-quinone oxidoreductase subunit M, with protein MTAHSGFPFLTSLMVLPVAAILVLLILRRDSAVRSVTLAVGVLEVLLSIPLYSFAPSLPGFQFVELKPWVPQWGMNYYLGLDGLSLFMVLLSTLLLPLCVLCSWTYIKARVKEFHICLLVMTAACVGVFSALDLVLFYVFWEAMLVPMFLLIAVWGGPERRYASLKFFLYTLAGSTLLLVAIIAFRAMGGSFAIPELLGRDFPVAFQRWTFLAMALAFAIKVPMFPFHTWLPAAHVQAPSAGSVILAAVLLKMGTYGFMRFCLGLTPEASHFFAPLMIALSVASILYGGLTALGQTDLKRMVAYSSVGHMGFVTLGIFMFNMQGLSGALLQMLNHGITTGALFMMLGAAYERSHSREMADHLGMGKYLPAFMGMWGLFALSSLAFPGTNSFVGELLVLTGAFSANLWAAFLSVPGAMLAAAYMLRATRSMAWGSPTTAKGWADLNVREWTALTPLAVLVLYIGFAPGLALKAVEPSLERLLVGVNKHAGTATLTTGPVAVSSSATLSGKPGTVTAKTGSQVNETPTTRLAEVAR; from the coding sequence ATGACCGCTCACAGCGGATTCCCCTTCCTGACGAGCCTCATGGTTCTGCCTGTGGCAGCGATTCTTGTGCTCCTTATTCTTCGGCGAGACAGTGCGGTCCGGTCCGTGACACTTGCGGTGGGCGTATTGGAAGTTCTCTTGAGCATTCCGCTGTACAGCTTCGCGCCTTCGCTGCCGGGTTTTCAGTTCGTTGAGCTAAAACCCTGGGTGCCGCAGTGGGGCATGAACTACTATCTGGGTCTGGACGGGCTGAGCCTTTTCATGGTGCTTCTCTCCACACTTCTCTTGCCTCTGTGCGTGTTGTGCTCCTGGACCTACATCAAGGCCCGTGTGAAGGAATTCCACATCTGCCTCCTGGTTATGACCGCAGCCTGCGTGGGTGTTTTCTCGGCGCTTGATCTGGTGCTCTTCTATGTATTCTGGGAGGCCATGCTGGTCCCCATGTTCCTGTTGATCGCTGTGTGGGGCGGGCCGGAGAGGCGCTACGCCTCGCTCAAGTTCTTCCTGTACACCCTGGCCGGCAGCACGCTTTTGCTCGTGGCCATCATCGCGTTTCGGGCCATGGGCGGCAGCTTCGCCATTCCTGAACTTCTCGGCAGGGATTTCCCGGTGGCCTTCCAGCGTTGGACGTTTCTGGCCATGGCCCTGGCGTTCGCCATCAAGGTGCCCATGTTCCCCTTCCACACCTGGCTTCCGGCAGCCCACGTCCAGGCTCCGAGCGCTGGCAGCGTCATCCTGGCGGCGGTTCTTCTGAAAATGGGCACCTACGGATTCATGCGCTTCTGTCTGGGGCTCACCCCCGAGGCCAGCCATTTTTTTGCCCCGCTCATGATCGCCCTGTCCGTGGCCTCGATCCTTTACGGCGGGCTTACGGCGCTCGGGCAGACCGATCTCAAGCGCATGGTGGCCTACTCGTCGGTAGGGCACATGGGCTTCGTGACTCTGGGGATCTTCATGTTCAACATGCAGGGGCTCTCAGGGGCGCTTTTGCAAATGCTCAACCACGGCATCACCACGGGTGCGCTCTTCATGATGCTTGGCGCTGCCTACGAACGCAGCCACAGCCGGGAAATGGCGGATCACCTGGGCATGGGCAAGTATCTGCCCGCGTTCATGGGTATGTGGGGTCTTTTCGCCCTGTCTTCCCTGGCATTCCCGGGCACCAACAGCTTCGTGGGGGAACTTTTGGTGCTGACCGGGGCCTTCTCCGCCAACTTGTGGGCGGCGTTTCTTTCCGTTCCCGGAGCCATGCTGGCAGCGGCCTACATGCTGCGTGCCACCCGGAGTATGGCCTGGGGTTCGCCAACCACAGCCAAAGGCTGGGCGGATTTGAACGTGAGAGAATGGACTGCCCTGACCCCGCTGGCTGTGCTGGTGCTGTATATTGGTTTTGCACCCGGCCTGGCCTTGAAGGCCGTGGAGCCCTCGCTTGAGAGGCTTCTGGTAGGGGTGAACAAACATGCCGGAACGGCCACTCTCACTACCGGCCCGGTTGCGGTTTCTTCTTCTGCAACCCTCAGTGGCAAGCCCGGAACGGTAACAGCGAAGACAGGGTCGCAAGTAAACGAAACGCCTACTACACGTCTGGCGGAGGTGGCCCGATGA
- a CDS encoding 4Fe-4S binding protein, which translates to MGFITAVGGALRDLKSMFVGLRVTGTNFFMPQETVHYPRQEVDTLATYRGHVELVASDEDPAVARCVGCGLCAELCPSNCIRVEAEDPPADSGICYPSQVGTEMLMPTPKFRVAPPSQAPVARKLLGYHLTYHTCSLCGLCAQNCPAGSLRFSSNVYFAGPGRSTFEIDLLARLRKQAGIKGE; encoded by the coding sequence ATGGGGTTTATAACAGCCGTTGGTGGAGCCCTGCGCGATTTAAAAAGCATGTTCGTGGGGCTCCGGGTCACGGGTACGAATTTTTTCATGCCGCAGGAGACGGTCCACTATCCCAGGCAGGAAGTGGACACCCTGGCCACGTACCGCGGCCATGTGGAACTGGTCGCCTCTGACGAGGATCCGGCAGTGGCCCGGTGTGTGGGGTGCGGCCTGTGTGCCGAGCTGTGTCCCTCGAACTGCATCCGCGTGGAGGCAGAGGATCCTCCGGCGGATTCCGGCATATGTTATCCCTCCCAGGTGGGCACGGAAATGCTCATGCCCACGCCCAAATTCAGGGTCGCCCCCCCAAGCCAGGCTCCGGTGGCCAGAAAACTCCTGGGATATCATCTCACATATCATACGTGCAGCCTGTGCGGGCTTTGCGCCCAGAATTGCCCGGCCGGATCCCTGCGTTTTTCTTCCAACGTGTATTTTGCCGGACCCGGCCGGTCCACATTCGAGATCGACCTTCTGGCCAGGCTGCGCAAGCAGGCCGGAATCAAGGGGGAGTGA
- the nuoH gene encoding NADH-quinone oxidoreductase subunit NuoH — MNMDAISGELIRLLVALLALMAFIAGNGMLLLYVERKVAGHVQRRPGPYEVGPHGLLQALADAGKLVGKQLATPAGADALLFWAAPLMAFMPVPLMFIAVPFGENLWGLGTNLGLVLILSFAGFNVLALCLAGWASNNKWSLLGAARAVSQAVAYEIPLLLAVLAVALMTGSLDLRAVVAHQGGWPWQWNVFVQPLAFFIYFVCAVAETNRAPFDLPEAESELTAGVHTEYSGMGNGIIFLAEYANMLVVSCVATVLFLGGSQGPVLPGPWWFLAKMYALVALIIFMRWTYPRVRFDQLLNLNWRWLMPLALVNLVLTAFFVKLWGGA; from the coding sequence ATGAACATGGACGCCATTTCCGGCGAGCTGATCCGCCTGTTGGTGGCTCTTTTGGCGCTCATGGCCTTCATCGCGGGCAACGGCATGCTGCTTCTCTATGTGGAACGCAAGGTGGCGGGCCATGTGCAGCGCCGGCCAGGACCCTACGAGGTTGGCCCCCACGGTCTTCTGCAGGCCCTGGCGGATGCGGGCAAGCTGGTGGGAAAACAGTTGGCTACCCCGGCCGGAGCCGACGCGCTGCTCTTCTGGGCCGCTCCGCTCATGGCCTTCATGCCCGTACCGCTCATGTTCATCGCCGTGCCATTCGGGGAGAATCTCTGGGGGCTTGGGACCAATCTTGGGCTGGTGCTCATCCTCTCCTTCGCCGGGTTCAACGTGCTGGCGCTGTGCCTGGCCGGATGGGCCTCCAACAACAAATGGTCACTTCTAGGAGCGGCCAGGGCCGTGTCCCAGGCCGTGGCCTACGAGATTCCACTCTTGCTTGCGGTGCTGGCCGTGGCACTCATGACCGGCAGCCTCGACCTGCGCGCCGTGGTGGCCCACCAGGGAGGGTGGCCCTGGCAGTGGAACGTGTTCGTGCAGCCGCTGGCCTTCTTCATCTACTTCGTGTGCGCGGTGGCCGAGACCAACCGCGCTCCGTTCGACCTGCCCGAGGCCGAATCCGAACTCACGGCAGGGGTGCACACCGAGTATTCCGGCATGGGCAACGGCATCATCTTTCTGGCCGAGTACGCCAACATGCTGGTGGTGAGCTGCGTGGCCACGGTGCTGTTCCTGGGGGGCTCCCAGGGGCCGGTTCTGCCCGGGCCGTGGTGGTTTTTGGCCAAGATGTACGCCCTGGTGGCGCTCATCATCTTCATGCGCTGGACGTATCCGCGCGTGCGTTTCGACCAGCTTCTGAACCTCAATTGGCGCTGGCTCATGCCCCTGGCCCTGGTGAACCTCGTGCTCACGGCGTTCTTCGTGAAATTGTGGGGAGGGGCGTGA
- a CDS encoding nucleoside 2-deoxyribosyltransferase has protein sequence MSTIYLAGPLFNEAKQAWHRATKARIEAETGHEVVWPYELFDQAEIMTWGDDASRMVMEVCRDALLQCDLMVALLDGAQVDDGTAWEIGLAHCKGIPVVGIRTDFRRAGDVPGALVNAMVHGSCEKIVRSVDELVDALKAWG, from the coding sequence ATGTCAACGATCTATCTGGCTGGCCCCCTTTTCAACGAAGCCAAACAGGCGTGGCACCGTGCCACCAAGGCGCGCATCGAGGCGGAAACAGGACATGAGGTCGTCTGGCCCTACGAGTTGTTCGACCAGGCCGAAATCATGACCTGGGGAGACGACGCCTCGCGCATGGTGATGGAGGTTTGCCGGGATGCGCTGCTTCAGTGCGACCTGATGGTAGCCCTGCTCGATGGCGCCCAGGTCGACGACGGCACGGCCTGGGAGATCGGGCTGGCGCACTGCAAGGGAATTCCCGTGGTCGGCATCAGGACGGATTTCCGCCGGGCTGGGGATGTGCCTGGGGCATTGGTCAACGCCATGGTGCACGGGAGCTGCGAGAAGATCGTCCGCAGCGTGGATGAACTGGTGGATGCACTGAAAGCCTGGGGTTGA
- a CDS encoding monovalent cation/H+ antiporter subunit D family protein, with protein sequence MADIIESPRLLLPLAVTMLAPLLIWRAGARPNLREGVSFVAGLLAFASVVSLAPAVLAGKVWMWRMFTLVPGVTVTFCADGLSLIFALVACFLWMFATSYNIGYMRTLNEHAQTRYFFCFAVAIFGAVGVAFSANVFTLYLFYELITIFTYPLVAHHQDEEGFAGARKYMVYLMGSSKLFLLPAMVLTYVLAGTLEFNLTDMVHGMFPADANPVLVSVTYFLYLFGLAKAAIMPLHNWLPGAMVAPTPVSALLHAVAVVKAGVFSLSRVMLSGFGVELLDRLGLGLTTASLAAFTIVAASVIALTKDDLKARLAYSTVSQLSYVILGVALLTPMAVSGGLAHIAHHAFSKITLFFAAGAIYVAAHTKKISLMDGLGRKMPFTFAAFALASLSMIGVPPSCGFATKWLLAGGALQADRLIILLALGASTILNAAYFTPVVYRAFFKPAPEGGEHHGGEAPLTMVVPLSLTALISIYLGLFPETFLRFVNAFGGF encoded by the coding sequence ATGGCAGACATCATCGAAAGTCCGAGGCTCCTTCTGCCCCTTGCCGTGACCATGCTCGCCCCGCTTCTCATCTGGCGGGCCGGGGCTCGGCCCAATCTGCGCGAGGGAGTGAGCTTCGTAGCCGGGCTCTTGGCGTTCGCGTCAGTAGTTTCCCTGGCCCCGGCGGTGCTTGCGGGCAAGGTTTGGATGTGGCGGATGTTCACTCTGGTGCCCGGAGTGACAGTGACTTTCTGCGCGGACGGGCTCTCGCTCATCTTCGCCCTGGTGGCCTGTTTCCTCTGGATGTTCGCCACCAGCTACAACATCGGCTACATGCGAACGCTCAACGAGCACGCCCAGACCCGTTACTTCTTCTGCTTTGCCGTGGCCATCTTCGGGGCAGTGGGAGTGGCCTTCTCGGCCAACGTGTTCACCCTCTACCTGTTCTATGAGCTCATCACCATCTTCACCTATCCGCTGGTGGCCCACCATCAGGACGAGGAGGGTTTTGCCGGGGCGCGCAAGTACATGGTGTACCTGATGGGCTCTTCCAAGCTGTTCCTGCTGCCGGCCATGGTGCTCACCTACGTGCTGGCCGGGACCCTGGAGTTCAACCTGACCGACATGGTCCACGGCATGTTCCCGGCGGATGCAAACCCGGTGCTGGTTTCGGTGACCTACTTTCTCTACCTGTTCGGCCTGGCCAAGGCGGCCATCATGCCCCTGCACAACTGGCTGCCCGGGGCCATGGTGGCCCCCACGCCGGTTTCGGCCCTGCTGCACGCCGTGGCCGTGGTCAAGGCCGGGGTGTTTTCCTTGAGCCGGGTGATGCTCTCTGGTTTCGGGGTGGAACTCCTGGACCGTCTGGGCCTGGGGCTGACCACGGCCTCATTGGCTGCCTTCACCATCGTGGCCGCATCGGTGATCGCGCTGACCAAGGACGACCTCAAGGCCAGGCTGGCTTATTCCACTGTAAGCCAGCTCTCGTACGTCATTCTGGGTGTGGCCTTGCTCACACCCATGGCCGTGTCCGGGGGGCTGGCCCACATAGCGCACCATGCCTTTTCCAAAATCACGCTCTTTTTCGCTGCCGGAGCCATCTACGTGGCGGCGCACACCAAGAAGATTAGCCTCATGGACGGGCTTGGGCGGAAAATGCCGTTCACCTTCGCGGCCTTCGCCTTGGCCAGCCTGTCCATGATCGGGGTGCCGCCGTCGTGCGGGTTCGCCACCAAGTGGCTTCTGGCTGGCGGAGCGCTCCAGGCGGACCGGCTCATCATTCTGCTGGCCCTTGGCGCCTCTACAATACTGAACGCAGCCTACTTTACTCCGGTTGTCTACCGGGCCTTTTTCAAGCCCGCACCTGAAGGAGGGGAACACCACGGCGGCGAGGCCCCCCTGACCATGGTGGTGCCGTTGTCTCTTACCGCGCTCATTTCCATCTATCTCGGGTTGTTTCCGGAAACCTTCCTGCGGTTTGTGAACGCTTTTGGAGGATTCTGA
- a CDS encoding NADH-quinone oxidoreductase subunit K has protein sequence MSALALYQMVAFGLLAVGLFGLFSRASLVGMLISVELMLNGAGLAVVAAGQLTPMPGELSQATALFIMGLAAAESTLVLAIVYVVRKRFGSASSVTPSELKG, from the coding sequence GTGAGCGCATTGGCCCTGTATCAAATGGTCGCTTTCGGACTTCTGGCCGTGGGGCTTTTCGGGCTCTTTTCCCGGGCCAGCCTGGTGGGCATGCTCATAAGTGTGGAGCTCATGTTAAACGGCGCGGGCCTGGCCGTTGTTGCCGCGGGCCAGCTCACACCTATGCCAGGTGAACTGTCGCAAGCTACCGCTCTTTTCATAATGGGATTGGCCGCAGCTGAGTCCACTCTGGTGCTGGCCATCGTGTACGTTGTGCGCAAACGTTTCGGCAGCGCCTCAAGCGTCACGCCATCGGAACTCAAGGGGTAG
- a CDS encoding NADH-quinone oxidoreductase subunit J: MKELVVQASFALYAVITLGGAVWAVTAKSLVRALLGLTISLMGVAALYVLIAAPFVALMQILIYVGAVVVLIFFAIMLTRAQSEDEEAGPRDIRKLMWSGATGLGTAGLLAAACLRHGPAISETAGEISPAELGQVFLGPYVLGFEVISVVLFAAMAGAVLLAFERRKER, from the coding sequence GTGAAAGAACTTGTGGTCCAAGCGTCTTTCGCCCTTTACGCGGTCATCACTCTTGGTGGAGCGGTCTGGGCGGTCACGGCCAAAAGCCTCGTGCGGGCGCTGCTTGGCCTGACCATATCGCTCATGGGCGTTGCGGCGCTCTATGTGCTCATCGCCGCGCCGTTCGTGGCGCTCATGCAGATTCTTATCTACGTGGGCGCGGTGGTGGTGCTCATCTTCTTCGCCATCATGCTCACCAGGGCCCAGTCCGAGGATGAAGAGGCCGGGCCGCGCGACATCCGCAAACTCATGTGGTCCGGCGCAACGGGATTGGGCACGGCCGGGCTTCTGGCCGCAGCCTGCCTGCGCCACGGTCCTGCCATTTCGGAAACAGCTGGTGAGATATCCCCGGCCGAACTCGGGCAGGTGTTTCTGGGACCGTATGTGCTTGGTTTCGAGGTGATCTCGGTGGTGCTGTTCGCGGCCATGGCTGGCGCCGTGCTTCTTGCCTTCGAGAGGAGGAAAGAACGGTGA
- a CDS encoding Na(+)/H(+) antiporter subunit D, with amino-acid sequence MSPESVTFLNPAYGFIILAAVLPLLGRFPGWRLLTLFAPVLALATAAALTAASLQGPLVFTQATWLGMPLTLARVDRLCLVFVWVFAIQSLLAAVYSFTAKTPGEPAAAALHVGGAFGCLFAGDFITLFIFWEITTLGSTLLIWLRRTPEAIGAGYRYFLFHIFGGVLLLFGLILRAKATGSFDFGHFDVSSLAYYDWLILGGFAVNAAVVPLHAWLSDAYPEASAMGAVYLCAFTTKTAVYVLARGFAGLEILAPLGAAMTLYAGVFALVENDARRALAYQTIAQVGFMVAGVGVGTELAINGAFAHAFAHVVYKGLMFMTAGVVLTTLGTCRLDRLGGLGRSMPLVAVCYLAAAASTSGLPLFSGFTTKSMTITAAFEYSQWLGLALELGALAAILGVGVRLPYLLFFAKPAGSSSPDEAVFIPWAPKAAMLAGAALCLGVGVYPGAVYALLPYPVDFHAYSGWSVLQSLMLTGFAGLAFMLARPILAPAAGRLADFDLIYRAVGRVFYALVSTPLAFVDGFWSEVYRTGGLRGLMLQARGAAVFDRKGIDTMVDGAAYATAHLGSVTASAQTGRLQTYLTASAVIAVLVFAIIWIVA; translated from the coding sequence ATGAGCCCTGAATCCGTCACCTTCTTGAATCCGGCGTACGGGTTCATCATTCTGGCAGCGGTGCTGCCCTTGCTTGGCCGCTTCCCGGGCTGGAGGCTGCTTACGCTTTTCGCGCCTGTTTTGGCCCTGGCCACTGCCGCGGCGCTCACTGCCGCGTCCCTGCAGGGACCGCTGGTCTTTACTCAGGCGACGTGGCTTGGAATGCCGCTGACTTTAGCGCGGGTGGACAGGCTGTGCCTGGTTTTCGTGTGGGTGTTCGCCATCCAGTCCCTGTTGGCTGCGGTCTATTCGTTCACGGCCAAGACGCCCGGCGAACCAGCGGCTGCGGCCCTGCATGTGGGCGGCGCCTTCGGGTGCCTCTTTGCGGGTGACTTCATCACCCTGTTCATCTTCTGGGAGATAACCACACTGGGCTCAACCCTGCTCATATGGCTTCGGCGCACGCCAGAGGCCATCGGGGCGGGCTACAGGTATTTCCTGTTCCATATTTTCGGCGGGGTCCTGCTGCTCTTCGGGCTCATCCTTCGGGCCAAGGCCACAGGGAGCTTCGACTTCGGCCACTTCGACGTCTCGAGCTTGGCCTATTACGACTGGCTGATCCTGGGCGGCTTCGCGGTGAACGCGGCCGTGGTGCCGTTGCATGCCTGGCTGTCCGACGCCTACCCGGAGGCCTCGGCCATGGGCGCGGTGTATCTGTGCGCCTTCACCACCAAGACGGCGGTGTACGTGCTGGCCCGAGGGTTCGCCGGGCTTGAGATCCTGGCCCCTTTAGGGGCTGCCATGACCCTCTACGCAGGCGTATTCGCCCTGGTGGAGAACGACGCCAGGCGCGCCCTGGCCTACCAGACCATCGCCCAGGTTGGCTTCATGGTGGCGGGAGTGGGAGTTGGCACGGAGCTGGCTATCAATGGAGCCTTTGCCCACGCCTTTGCCCACGTGGTCTACAAGGGGCTCATGTTCATGACCGCCGGAGTGGTGCTCACAACTCTGGGAACCTGCCGCCTGGACCGCCTGGGCGGATTGGGCAGGAGCATGCCGTTGGTGGCCGTGTGCTATTTGGCTGCCGCGGCCAGCACCTCGGGGCTGCCACTCTTCTCGGGGTTCACCACCAAATCCATGACCATCACCGCGGCCTTCGAATATTCCCAATGGCTGGGCCTGGCCCTGGAGCTTGGTGCCCTGGCCGCGATTCTCGGGGTGGGCGTGCGCCTGCCCTACCTCCTCTTCTTTGCCAAACCCGCCGGGAGTTCTTCGCCGGATGAGGCGGTCTTCATCCCTTGGGCTCCCAAGGCGGCCATGCTTGCCGGGGCAGCGCTCTGCCTTGGAGTGGGCGTGTATCCGGGCGCGGTGTACGCGCTTTTGCCCTATCCCGTGGACTTTCACGCCTATTCGGGCTGGAGCGTGCTCCAGTCGCTCATGCTGACCGGGTTCGCCGGGCTGGCGTTCATGCTGGCAAGGCCGATCTTGGCTCCCGCGGCCGGGCGTCTGGCCGACTTCGACCTCATCTATCGGGCCGTCGGGCGGGTATTCTACGCTTTGGTATCCACTCCGCTGGCCTTTGTGGACGGCTTCTGGAGCGAGGTCTACCGCACCGGCGGGCTTCGCGGACTCATGCTCCAGGCCCGGGGCGCGGCCGTGTTCGACCGCAAGGGCATAGACACCATGGTGGATGGCGCGGCCTATGCCACGGCGCATCTTGGAAGCGTGACCGCCTCGGCCCAGACCGGGCGTCTGCAGACGTACCTGACCGCCTCGGCCGTGATCGCGGTGCTGGTCTTCGCCATTATATGGATTGTGGCCTAG
- a CDS encoding NADH-quinone oxidoreductase subunit C — MPELTSRLGLALPQGESGRDAALTIAPEDIRLVAERLLCQDWFLEDICGLDVAEGLAVLYHFAHWSRPGRVVLRVMLPRDNPECPSIEGIYPGAGWHERETRDFFGINFTGAANTMPLLLDESIERPPLLKPEQARISTNQLWPHGEWVGPAKGHALAEELMSICGTGEPGGQTGGETS, encoded by the coding sequence ATGCCTGAACTTACTTCGCGCCTGGGGCTGGCCCTGCCGCAGGGAGAATCGGGCAGGGATGCCGCCCTGACCATAGCTCCAGAAGACATTCGCCTCGTGGCCGAGCGCCTTCTCTGCCAAGACTGGTTTCTCGAAGACATCTGCGGGTTGGATGTGGCCGAGGGGTTGGCCGTTCTCTATCATTTCGCCCACTGGTCCAGGCCCGGCCGGGTGGTGCTTCGGGTTATGCTGCCCCGCGACAATCCGGAGTGCCCCTCCATCGAGGGGATTTATCCTGGTGCAGGGTGGCACGAACGAGAAACCCGCGACTTTTTCGGCATCAACTTCACGGGCGCGGCGAACACCATGCCGCTCCTGCTGGACGAATCGATCGAGCGGCCTCCACTGCTTAAGCCCGAGCAGGCTCGCATCTCCACCAACCAGCTGTGGCCGCACGGCGAGTGGGTGGGGCCGGCCAAGGGGCATGCCCTGGCCGAAGAGCTCATGTCCATCTGCGGCACAGGTGAGCCGGGCGGGCAGACCGGAGGCGAGACCTCATGA
- a CDS encoding NADH-quinone oxidoreductase subunit A produces the protein MVFSWLNVAVFACLAAGVAFAAGPLAASYLFAPRTRGGAFAAPYECGMVPRGQAWTRFGINYSLYALIFLSFDVDVLYLFPVAATYPQSKGWEPFVAVVVFVGVLGLAMAYFQRKGVFTWPRRIR, from the coding sequence ATGGTCTTTAGCTGGCTCAACGTGGCGGTCTTTGCGTGCCTGGCCGCCGGAGTCGCATTTGCCGCCGGTCCGCTGGCAGCATCCTATCTCTTTGCCCCGCGTACCCGGGGTGGCGCGTTCGCGGCGCCCTACGAGTGCGGTATGGTGCCCCGCGGACAGGCCTGGACCCGTTTCGGAATCAACTATTCGCTCTACGCGCTCATATTTCTCTCCTTTGACGTGGACGTGCTCTATCTGTTCCCGGTGGCCGCGACCTATCCCCAGAGTAAAGGATGGGAGCCCTTCGTGGCCGTGGTTGTCTTTGTGGGCGTACTGGGCTTGGCAATGGCGTATTTTCAGAGAAAAGGGGTGTTCACGTGGCCAAGGCGCATCAGGTAG
- the nuoB gene encoding NADH-quinone oxidoreductase subunit NuoB, translating to MGALRGRGCLCGRTGLGNGVFSEKRGVHVAKAHQVVPRSDEVLPPRLDFKLPAQVFDLCRAMSLWPMTFGLACCAIEMMAVTMPRFDLSRFGAEVFRPSPRQSDLMIVAGTVTKKMAPALVTLYEQMPAPKFVLAMGNCAISGGPFKYPEQYFVVEGVDRLVPVDVYVPGCPPRPEALMEGIFQLQKKLTGKRFWPVPALVEEV from the coding sequence ATGGGAGCCCTTCGTGGCCGTGGTTGTCTTTGTGGGCGTACTGGGCTTGGCAATGGCGTATTTTCAGAGAAAAGGGGTGTTCACGTGGCCAAGGCGCATCAGGTAGTACCCAGATCGGATGAAGTTCTGCCTCCGCGGCTGGACTTCAAGCTGCCGGCCCAGGTGTTCGACCTCTGCCGGGCCATGTCCTTGTGGCCCATGACGTTCGGGCTGGCTTGCTGCGCCATCGAGATGATGGCCGTCACCATGCCGCGTTTCGACCTCTCCCGCTTCGGGGCCGAGGTTTTTCGGCCTTCCCCCAGGCAGTCCGACCTGATGATCGTGGCCGGAACCGTGACCAAGAAGATGGCTCCGGCCCTGGTCACTCTGTATGAGCAGATGCCAGCCCCGAAATTCGTCCTGGCCATGGGCAACTGTGCAATCTCCGGCGGACCATTCAAGTACCCTGAACAGTATTTCGTGGTGGAGGGAGTGGACAGGCTGGTGCCTGTGGACGTGTACGTGCCCGGTTGCCCGCCCAGGCCCGAAGCGCTGATGGAAGGGATCTTCCAGCTGCAGAAAAAGCTGACTGGCAAGCGCTTCTGGCCTGTCCCGGCTTTGGTGGAGGAAGTATGA